A region of the Bombyx mori chromosome 22, ASM3026992v2 genome:
aaataacatccGATCGTTTACCCAAAAGCCCTAAAGGTAACAACAGAATTGTCATGGATTCGTGAgttaaatataacatgaaacGTTAATACAGGGCGCTCGACTCGTGCCCATTAACAAAATAACAGCGTTCTTTATGTTAAACAAGTGGGAATTTATCGACACTTGAGTTCAGAGCATCATGAGAACgcctcgtattttttttacaaggtCGTAAACCGAACCGCCTTTAGCCACAACAACCATTATTATATTACGACCCCGCTCCTTGTGATAATTTTCGTGGTTTGATCTTTCTTCTCGTTGTCCGAATTCAAATTGTGTTTCGACGATTGTATTTTCTGCCACGTTTCGCCTAAGGCCTTGCTGAAGTGGTCGTCAACGCCGCCTTTGTGATTCAATTGCGTTTTCTCATTCTCTTTCGATTTTGACGTTTGCAATTGCCGCCACGTGTCGCCTAAGGCCTTAGCGAAGTGATCGTCAACGGACAAACTGGGGTCGTCTATTTCCATAGCGATGATCTTGGTCGGTTTGGGAGGTTCTTCAGTCTTGAATAGTATAGGGCTGCTGGCTCTGTCCTTCATGTTGGGCTTAGGGCCGGGCTGGGCGTTTTCCGAGTTCTTCTTGAACAAGTTCATGTAATCGTCGCCGAGAGATCTTCTGAAATGCTCGTCGATCACTGGATCACACATCGACATGGAACCTGTTAGAAAATACGTAAGTGTACATTTTGAAATCGATGATATTCACTCTTATCAGTTAAGTTGTGTTAGGGGACGATATATAACTGGTGGTGTAACTGTCCTatacgtaaatacgccacccaccttgggatataagttctaaggtctcagtatagttacaacggctgccccgcccttcaaaccgaaacgcattactgcttcacggcaaaaataggcagggtggtgttacctacccgtgcggacttacaaaaggtcctacctcCGGTAATTATGTTTccattatttcaaaataaacagtttttatGACTCGGCCAAACTTTTATTTCGCGTGAAATCGTTTGGGTCAATATATATGGCAACCATAAATCATATCATACATTAATACCAAACGTCACACATGATACGCTTTGTTAGTGGCTGGCCAAACGCGAAAATTTAGCCTCACAAAGTTTGTGATTTAATGATTCTGTTTTTTTCCTCCTACCTAATCGTGGgggcttaagaggctattccaactacgcacggaatgataggtgagctcacgggattcAAGATAAgaggacttgctaacactagccccagcaaaaGCATGTTTCGTTGtatttaccaccggatcagatTACCCAGTCACTAAAAAAAAACCCGGCGAGAAACATAGTAAACTAAACGATTCAGTATTGGTACAGTCTACTATTACAAATTTCTAGATTGTTTTGTAACGGTTTTCGgtttctttgtaggcagacgagcatacggtatATTTGATGATAAATAGCCGCtgttgcccatggacatcagcaataccagggacacATCAAATCTGCTCCCTACTAAATACTGTTCAATGAAagttaaataacaatattaggTGCTTTTCTTAATTACAATACTATTGTATTGGCAAAGCCTCTTTCCAGGTAACAAAAAATTTTGAACACTACTCTTTCTTGTACTTCGTATTATTTAAGATAGATAAGtagtatagtagtagtagtggacggaaagagacgtgctgggcgaagaaaaaagtcatggctccggaatatccgggagtgaaccggtattgcctccgtcgaacagctgttccggctggctgctgacagaaatgaatataggaagctaacggccaaccttcaggattgaagaggcactggaagaagaagaagaagtagtaGTATACCTACATATGATTTTAGAATCACGATTAGCtcacaatattttttgtctttttttgtcTTTCAATAAGAAACAAAATGTTTAGGCCgtgctcctggtattgctgatgtccttgAGCGATCGTGGCTACTCACCTacacgtgggccgtatgctcatcgtCTGCCTGCAACTGTAATATAGGAAATTTAAAAAGAGTTACCTGGTGGGGTGTCGTTGCTTTTGGTGATGACTGAAGGGCGACTGTAGGGCGGTGGGGCGGGTCGGGACCGCAGCCGCATGTCTATGGGAGCCTCGTACTTGCTGCCCGGGTACTCGGGAGGCGCTTCTGCCGAAA
Encoded here:
- the LOC101738724 gene encoding transcription cofactor vestigial-like protein 4 isoform X2 yields the protein MEKVETPLDVLSRAATMVQPCPAYPVSDSDSFETPSTASSGESEGDRTLSPETPRSQSKEATGKWRRERRSIRLPEYRPKENGKMALRSQSFNERRTVVPFTRAQPHSDGDLSDETDDGPANLTVNGKKAPPEYPGSKYEAPIDMRLRSRPAPPPYSRPSVITKSNDTPPGSMSMCDPVIDEHFRRSLGDDYMNLFKKNSENAQPGPKPNMKDRASSPILFKTEEPPKPTKIIAMEIDDPSLSVDDHFAKALGDTWRQLQTSKSKENEKTQLNHKGGVDDHFSKALGETWQKIQSSKHNLNSDNEKKDQTTKIITRSGVVI
- the LOC101738724 gene encoding uncharacterized protein LOC101738724 isoform X1 — protein: MMELPHHLLLLAQTSLRLHLLSMEPPQSPKFSLPLWQPWMPSPEKETPSTASSGESEGDRTLSPETPRSQSKEATGKWRRERRSIRLPEYRPKENGKMALRSQSFNERRTVVPFTRAQPHSDGDLSDETDDGPANLTVNGKKAPPEYPGSKYEAPIDMRLRSRPAPPPYSRPSVITKSNDTPPGSMSMCDPVIDEHFRRSLGDDYMNLFKKNSENAQPGPKPNMKDRASSPILFKTEEPPKPTKIIAMEIDDPSLSVDDHFAKALGDTWRQLQTSKSKENEKTQLNHKGGVDDHFSKALGETWQKIQSSKHNLNSDNEKKDQTTKIITRSGVVI